One Erpetoichthys calabaricus chromosome 9, fErpCal1.3, whole genome shotgun sequence genomic region harbors:
- the cnep1r1 gene encoding nuclear envelope phosphatase-regulatory subunit 1 — translation MNSLEQAEDLKAFERRLTEYVSCLQPATGRWRIILIVVSVCTATGAWNWLIDPETQKVSFFTSLWNHPFFTISCVTLIGLFFAGIHKRVVAPSIIAARCRTVLAEYNMSCDDTGKLILKPRPHVQ, via the exons ATGAACTCCCTGGAGCAGGCCGAGG atCTTAAGGCATTTGAAAGAAGACTTACTGAATATGTTTCTTGTTTACAGCCAGCAACTGGTCGTTGGCGAA TTATTCTCATCGTGGTGTCTGTGTGCACAGCAACTGGTGCATGGAACTGGCTTATTGACCCTGAAACACAGAAG GTGTCTTTCTTTACGTCCTTATGGAACCACCCATTTTTCACCATAAGCTGTGTGACCCTGATAGGCCTCTTTTTTGCTGGAATACACAAAAGAGTTGTGGCTCCGTCAAt TATAGCTGCCCGCTGTCGGACTGTCCTAGCTGAGTATAACATGTCCTGCGATGAT actGGAAAACTGATCTTGAAGCCTCGTCCCCATGTACAGTAG